A genomic segment from Etheostoma spectabile isolate EspeVRDwgs_2016 chromosome 11, UIUC_Espe_1.0, whole genome shotgun sequence encodes:
- the rdh1 gene encoding retinol dehydrogenase 1 has product MVSTDNLTTYLLEAILSHLALSCALLLATLAAIRWYIRDSYKVDGFSQKHVFITGCDSGFGNLLARQLDGKGFHVMAACLTEKGAAGLAAASSPRLKTLMLNVTDSASIKRAVEFVSKEVGERGLWGLVNNAGMSVPIGPTDWMQLEDFTKVLDVNLIGLIEVTLQFLPLLKKAHGRVVNTASILGRLSLTGGGYCLSKWGVEAFSDSLRRDMQHFDIKVSIIEPGFFKTGVTSLDLIEADQRRLWTRLPQDVKDSYGDTYFDDYVKAQGFSMGILCSPDISKVTRCMEHALTARFPRTRYGAGWDAKFFWIPLSYLPSFVSDFVINALLPLPKDKRQV; this is encoded by the exons ATG GTGTCAACTGACAATCTGACGACATATTTATTAGAG GCAATCTTGTCACACCTGGCCTTAAGCTGTGCTTTACTTCTGGCCACTCTTGCTGCCATCCGTTGGTACATCAGAGATTCCTACAAGGTTGATGGCTTCAGCCAGAAGCATGTGTTCATCACAGGCTGTGACAGCGGCTTTGGGAATCTGCTGGCCAGGCAGCTGGATGGAAAAGGCTTCCACGTCATGGCTGCATGTCTCACAGAGAAAGGTGCAGCAGGTTTGGCAGCAGCGTCCTCCCCCAGACTGAAGACCCTCATGCTGAATGTTACAGACAGTGCGAGTATCAAGAGGGCGGTGGAGTTTGTGAGCAAAGAAGTCGGAGAGCGAG GTCTGTGGGGTTTAGTGAATAATGCCGGCATGTCCGTCCCCATTGGTCCAACAGACTGGATGCAGTTGGAGGATTTCACAAAGGTTTTAGATGTGAATCTGATTGGACTTATTGAGGTGACACTCCAGTTTCTGCCTCTGCTGAAAAAGGCCCACGGCAGGGTGGTAAATACGGCCAGTATTTTGGGCAGACTGTCTCTCACTGGTGGAGGATACTGTCTGTCCAAATGGGGAGTGGAAGCCTTCTCTGACAGCCTCAG AAGGGACATGCAGCACTTCGACATCAAAGTGAGCATTATTGAGCCGGGTTTCTTCAAGACAGGTGTTACCAGTCTAGATCTTATTGAAGCTGACCAGAGGAGGCTGTGGACCCGTCTCCCTCAAGATGTTAAAGACTCCTATGGAGACACATACTTTGATGACT ATGTGAAAGCTCAGGGATTCTCGATGGGCATCTTGTGCAGTCCAGATATCTCCAAGGTGACCAGGTGTATGGAACATGCGCTGACAGCTCGCTTCCCACGCACACGTTATGGTGCAGGCTGGGATGCCAAGTTTTTTTGGATTCCTCTGTCCTACCTCCCTTCTTTTGTGTCAGACTTTGTCATCAATGCGCTTCTTCCTTTACCTAAGGATAAAAGACAAGTCTAA
- the dhrs9 gene encoding dehydrogenase/reductase SDR family member 9 yields the protein MRHLMYSLSAQKIYLYILGLVAPWFAYRWYKDSRRVSNKEDKYVYITGCDTGFGNLLARHLDKQGFNVIACCYTEKGEDELKENASDRLVTFHLDVTDSKSVSETAALIKTLVGQKGLWAVVNNAGVALPSGPTDWLTIDDYKDMIAVNLCGVIDVTLSVLPLIKKAKGRVVNVASVCGRVTPFGGPYCVSKYGVESFNDGLRLNMAPFGVKVACIEPGFFKTNVTDVVGMQNNLRKLWDRLPQDVKDDYGPAFLNDSLEMLTQRLRMLSDTNLMKVVSCMEHAISAVHPRTRYSAGLDAKIFWLPVSYMPTCISDMLLRRNSPTIKPKVSAR from the exons ATGCGACACTTAATGTATTCACTCTCCGCAC aAAAAATCTACCTGTATATCCTTGGACTGGTGGCTCCCTGGTTTGCTTATCGCTGGTACAAGGACAGCAGAAGAGTGTCCAACAAGGAAGATAAATATGTCTACATTACTGGCTGTGACACTGGGTTTGGCAATCTTCTCGCGAGACACCTGGACAAGCAGGGCTTCAATGTAATTGCATGCTGTTACACGGAGAAGGGTGAGGATGAGCTGAAGGAGAACGCCTCGGACAGACTGGTGACCTTTCACCTGGATGTCACAGACTCCAAGAGTGTCAGCGAAACGGCAGCTCTCATCAAGACTCTCGTTGGACAGAAAG GCCTGTGGGCCGTGGTGAACAATGCTGGAGTCGCTCTGCCGTCTGGTCCCACTGACTGGCTCACTATAGACGACTACAAGGACATGATAGCTGTCAATCTGTGCGGTGTAATCGACGTGACACTGAGCGTCCTCCCTCTCATCAAGAAGGCCAAAGGCAGAGTGGTGAACGTCGCCAGTGTGTGTGGGCGAGTCACACCGTTCGGCGGACCGTACTGCGTGTCCAAGTACGGAGTGGAGTCCTTCAACGACGGTCTGCG TTTAAACATGGCACCATTTGGTGTCAAGGTTGCATGCATTGAGCCAGGCTTCTTCAAAACAAATGTGACTGATGTAGTGGGGATGCAAAATAACCTGAGGAAGCTCTGGGACAGGTTACCTCAGGATGTGAAGGACGACTATGGACCTGCTTTCTTAAATGACT CTCTTGAAATGTTGACTCAGCGGTTAAGGATGTTGTCGGACACCAATCTGATGAAGGTGGTCAGCTGCATGGAGCACGCTATCTCTGCCGTTCATCCTCGTACACGCTACTCTGCCGGACTGGACGCTAAGATCTTCTGGTTGCCTGTGTCGTACATGCCAACCTGCATCTCAGATATGCTTTTGCGTAGAAACAGCCCTACTATAAAACCAAAAGTATCTGCACGGTAG